A genomic stretch from Petrimonas mucosa includes:
- the clpP gene encoding ATP-dependent Clp endopeptidase proteolytic subunit ClpP gives MQNDFRKYAVKHLGMSSARLDGYAKVISASGGYISPTIIEERQLNVAQMDVFSRLMMDRIIFLGTQIDDYTANVIQAQLLYLDSADQGKDISIYINSPGGSVYAGYGIYDTMQFISSDVTTICTGMAASMAAVLLVAGTPKKRFALTHSRVMIHQPLGGVQGQASDIEITAREIAKVKQELNTIISKHTGKSIEEVSRDSDRDFWMSASEAKEYGMIDEVLIKK, from the coding sequence TGCCCGACTTGACGGCTATGCAAAAGTTATAAGCGCCAGCGGCGGATATATCTCACCGACCATTATCGAGGAACGTCAGCTGAATGTCGCACAGATGGATGTATTCTCGCGCCTGATGATGGACCGGATCATTTTTCTGGGGACCCAGATCGATGATTATACGGCCAATGTCATCCAGGCACAACTACTCTATCTAGACTCTGCCGACCAGGGAAAAGATATCTCCATCTATATCAACTCTCCCGGTGGTTCGGTCTACGCCGGGTACGGGATCTACGACACCATGCAGTTCATCTCCAGCGATGTAACTACCATCTGTACCGGGATGGCAGCATCGATGGCAGCAGTTCTGCTTGTTGCAGGAACACCCAAGAAGCGCTTCGCCCTGACCCATTCACGCGTCATGATCCACCAACCGTTGGGCGGTGTACAGGGACAGGCATCTGACATCGAGATTACCGCGCGTGAGATTGCCAAGGTAAAACAGGAGTTGAACACCATCATTTCAAAACATACCGGAAAGTCCATCGAAGAGGTATCGCGCGACTCCGACAGGGATTTCTGGATGAGTGCCTCAGAAGCAAAGGAGTATGGCATGATCGACGAGGTCTTGATAAAAAAGTAA
- the clpX gene encoding ATP-dependent Clp protease ATP-binding subunit ClpX → MAKKANSSNHCSFCGRSENDVNLLISGISGYICDMCSEQAHEIVNETFKSNGKSALDISLNSLPKPKQIKEFLDQYVIGQDNAKRFLSVSVYNHYKRILQKTMKDDVEIEKSNIIMVGATGTGKTLLARTIAKLLRVPFTIVDATVLTEAGYVGEDIESILTRLLQVADYDVAAAERGIVFIDEIDKIARKGDNPSITRDVSGEGVQQGLLKLLEGSVVNVPPQGGRKHPEQRMIAVNTKNILFICGGAFDGIEKKIASRLNTRVVGYAASGRNSDIDRNNLLKYVTPMDLKAFGLIPEIIGRLPILTYLDPLDRDALLRILTEPKNSIIKQYEKLFQMDGVTLTIEKEVYEYIVDKAIEFKLGARGLRSIVEAIMIDAMFNLPSEEKKKLHVTLEYAVKHFEKSDFRHLRVA, encoded by the coding sequence ATGGCAAAAAAAGCAAACAGCAGCAATCATTGCAGTTTCTGCGGAAGAAGTGAGAACGATGTAAACTTGCTGATTTCGGGAATATCGGGTTATATTTGTGACATGTGCTCGGAACAGGCACACGAGATCGTGAACGAGACGTTCAAGAGCAACGGAAAATCTGCTCTAGACATTTCACTCAACTCATTACCCAAACCCAAACAGATCAAGGAGTTTCTCGACCAGTACGTGATCGGTCAGGACAATGCCAAACGGTTTCTCTCTGTCTCCGTTTACAACCATTACAAGCGAATCCTGCAAAAGACCATGAAGGATGATGTGGAGATCGAAAAATCCAACATCATCATGGTCGGTGCCACCGGCACGGGAAAGACTTTGCTGGCAAGAACGATTGCCAAGTTGCTGCGTGTTCCTTTTACCATTGTGGACGCTACCGTACTTACCGAGGCCGGATATGTGGGTGAAGATATCGAGAGCATCCTTACCCGGTTGCTGCAGGTTGCCGATTATGACGTTGCAGCTGCGGAACGGGGGATCGTCTTTATCGATGAGATCGACAAGATTGCAAGAAAAGGCGACAACCCGTCAATTACCCGTGACGTTAGCGGGGAGGGTGTTCAACAAGGTTTGCTGAAACTGCTCGAAGGGTCGGTAGTCAACGTACCCCCGCAGGGTGGAAGAAAACACCCGGAGCAACGCATGATTGCGGTAAATACCAAGAATATCCTCTTTATTTGCGGGGGAGCATTCGATGGGATCGAGAAGAAGATTGCCAGCCGGCTGAATACCCGCGTGGTGGGTTATGCAGCCAGCGGAAGGAATAGCGACATCGACCGCAACAACCTGCTCAAGTATGTCACCCCGATGGACCTGAAGGCATTCGGTCTAATTCCCGAAATCATCGGCCGGTTACCGATACTGACCTACCTGGATCCACTCGACAGGGATGCCCTGTTAAGAATCCTTACCGAACCCAAGAACTCCATCATCAAGCAGTACGAAAAACTCTTCCAGATGGATGGTGTTACACTCACAATTGAGAAGGAGGTTTACGAGTACATTGTAGACAAGGCCATCGAGTTCAAACTCGGTGCACGCGGATTACGCTCCATTGTGGAGGCGATAATGATAGATGCGATGTTCAATTTGCCATCCGAGGAGAAGAAAAAACTGCACGTGACGCTTGAATATGCAGTGAAGCATTTTGAAAAATCGGATTTCCGTCACCTGAGAGTAGCCTGA
- the recQ gene encoding DNA helicase RecQ, giving the protein MEKQKTLHEELKRYFGFDTFKGNQKAIIESVLSEKDTFVLMPTGGGKSLCYQLPALLSKGTAIIISPLIALMKNQVDAMRNFSEDDGIAHFLNSSLNKQEIEKVKQDIVSGKTKLLYVAPESLTKMENIDFLRNVPISFYAVDEAHCISEWGHDFRPEYRRIRPIINEIGPRPIIALTATATPKVQHDIQKTLGMLDAEVFKSSFNRPNLYYEVRRKSDNVDKEIIKYILSQGNKSGIVYCLSRKKVDDFTLILQANDIRALPYHAGMDAATRSANQDAFLMEQANVIVATIAFGMGIDKPDVRYVIHYDIPKSLEGYYQETGRSGRDGGEGKCIAFYSSKDLQKLERFMQGKPVSEQEIGKQLLLETAAYAETSVCRRKMLLHYFGEEYNEANCGNCDNCLNPKVKVEAKELLVTVLEAISVLKEKHKADYLINFLLGKETSEIETFGHNELEEFGSGSDEEESTWETVIRQALLDNYLKKDIENYGILKITKKGKEFLKKPVSFKITKEDEEDEPDIEELESEEGLISSGGGNSGAADPALYAMMKDLRKKISKKLNVPPYVIFQPVSLEAMATSYPITLEELQNIPGVGAGKAKRYGQEFIELIKKHVEENEIIRPEDLRVKTVANKSKLKVSIVQAIDRKVALDDLAESKGIDFNEMLSEVEAIVYSGTKININYFLEEVMDADTINEIYDYFREAETDNLEKAMDELPDYSETEIRLVRIKFFSEMAN; this is encoded by the coding sequence ATGGAAAAACAAAAAACTCTGCACGAAGAACTAAAGAGATATTTCGGATTCGACACTTTTAAGGGAAATCAAAAAGCCATTATCGAAAGTGTCTTGTCTGAAAAGGATACTTTTGTACTGATGCCTACCGGTGGGGGAAAATCGCTCTGTTACCAGTTACCGGCACTGCTTTCCAAGGGCACTGCGATCATCATTTCGCCACTTATCGCCCTGATGAAAAATCAGGTTGACGCCATGCGTAATTTCAGTGAGGACGATGGCATTGCCCATTTTCTGAACTCCTCACTCAACAAACAGGAAATTGAGAAGGTTAAACAGGATATTGTTTCGGGAAAAACCAAACTGCTCTACGTTGCTCCCGAATCACTTACCAAGATGGAGAACATCGATTTTCTCCGAAATGTACCCATCTCGTTTTATGCCGTGGATGAAGCACACTGCATATCGGAATGGGGACACGACTTTCGTCCCGAGTACCGTAGAATTAGACCGATCATCAATGAAATCGGCCCCAGGCCGATAATCGCGCTGACGGCAACGGCCACTCCGAAAGTGCAACACGATATTCAGAAAACATTGGGGATGCTCGACGCGGAGGTATTCAAGTCGTCGTTCAACCGCCCCAACCTATATTACGAAGTAAGAAGGAAGAGCGACAATGTGGACAAGGAGATCATCAAGTATATCCTGTCCCAGGGCAACAAATCGGGCATTGTCTACTGCCTGAGCCGTAAAAAAGTGGACGACTTTACGCTGATATTGCAAGCCAACGACATCCGTGCCCTCCCCTATCATGCCGGCATGGATGCAGCTACCCGGAGCGCCAACCAGGATGCCTTCCTGATGGAGCAGGCCAACGTAATTGTCGCTACCATTGCATTCGGCATGGGTATTGATAAACCCGACGTGCGATATGTAATCCATTACGACATACCTAAAAGTCTCGAGGGCTACTATCAGGAGACAGGCCGTTCGGGACGTGACGGAGGCGAGGGTAAATGCATCGCTTTCTACTCCAGTAAGGATCTGCAGAAGCTTGAGCGGTTCATGCAGGGTAAACCGGTGTCTGAACAGGAGATCGGAAAGCAGTTGCTGCTGGAAACAGCCGCTTATGCCGAAACATCGGTATGTCGCAGGAAAATGCTCCTACATTACTTCGGCGAAGAGTATAACGAAGCCAATTGTGGAAATTGTGATAATTGTTTAAATCCAAAAGTTAAAGTGGAAGCTAAAGAGTTACTTGTCACCGTTTTAGAGGCTATTTCTGTGCTGAAGGAAAAGCATAAGGCCGATTATCTGATCAACTTTTTACTGGGTAAGGAGACGTCCGAGATAGAGACATTCGGACACAACGAGCTTGAGGAGTTCGGATCAGGATCGGATGAAGAGGAAAGTACTTGGGAAACGGTTATCCGTCAGGCACTGCTTGACAATTACTTAAAGAAAGACATTGAAAATTACGGAATTCTGAAAATCACAAAGAAAGGAAAGGAATTCCTGAAAAAACCTGTTTCATTTAAAATCACAAAAGAAGACGAGGAAGATGAACCCGATATCGAAGAACTCGAATCAGAAGAGGGCTTAATCTCATCGGGTGGAGGAAACTCCGGCGCCGCAGATCCCGCTCTGTACGCAATGATGAAAGATTTGCGGAAGAAAATTTCAAAAAAACTCAACGTGCCGCCGTATGTCATATTCCAGCCAGTCTCATTGGAAGCTATGGCAACCTCCTATCCAATCACGCTGGAAGAACTTCAAAATATACCGGGCGTTGGAGCCGGCAAAGCAAAACGATACGGTCAGGAGTTTATCGAACTCATCAAGAAACATGTGGAGGAGAATGAGATTATCCGTCCCGAAGATCTGCGGGTAAAGACTGTAGCCAACAAATCAAAGCTCAAGGTATCGATTGTACAGGCGATCGACAGGAAGGTTGCCCTCGACGATCTGGCCGAATCCAAGGGTATCGATTTCAACGAAATGCTTTCGGAAGTGGAAGCAATTGTCTACTCGGGTACAAAAATAAATATCAACTATTTCCTCGAAGAGGTGATGGACGCCGACACAATCAACGAGATTTACGACTATTTCCGTGAAGCTGAAACCGATAACCTGGAGAAAGCGATGGACGAGCTTCCCGATTACTCCGAGACCGAGATCAGGTTGGTCCGTATCAAGTTCTTCTCGGAAATGGCGAATTAA
- the dxs gene encoding 1-deoxy-D-xylulose-5-phosphate synthase: MTYLQDINSPADLKKLDIEQLKQVCKDLREFIIEQLSHNPGHFASSLGTVELTVALHYLYNTPYDKLVWDVGHQAYGHKILTGRRDLFHTNRKLGGLSGFTNPKESEYDTFVAGHASTSISAALGMAVAASLNGEENRRVVAIIGDGAMTGGMAYEGLNNVCSQPNNLLIILNNNDMSIDSNVGGIQDYLVKMTTSAKYNKMRSKVYQSFKSKNLISEEKKNIVLRFNNSVKSLITQQQNLFEGFNIRYFGPVDGHDLPGLIRVLRNIMDMKGPKLLHIKTVKGKGFKPAEKAATIWHAPGLFDKETGERIVKKRIDQPQLYQDVFGHTLVELAEKDRKIVGITPAMPTGCSMTYMMQKFPDRAFDVGIAEAHAVTFSAGLAKEGFIPFCNIYSSFMQRAYDQVIHDVALQKLKVIMCLDRAGLVGEDGPTHHGVFDLAYLRPIPNLVISAPYNEHDLRNLMYTAAYGNEGPFVIRYPRGQGEKVDWRNQPQLIPIGKGKRLKSGSDMALLSIGTIGNSAAKAIARAEEMGISVAHYDMLFLKPIDEELLHEVAKNFKHIITLENGVIKGGMGSAVVEFLADNGYIDNRVFRIGIEDQFVTHGTIAELQRITGIDAESILRKIKEVYELTKAEAREVQMQ, encoded by the coding sequence ATGACATATTTACAAGACATAAATAGTCCTGCAGATCTGAAGAAGCTCGACATTGAACAACTGAAGCAGGTTTGTAAAGACTTAAGGGAGTTCATCATTGAGCAACTTTCGCACAATCCGGGACATTTTGCATCGAGTCTGGGCACCGTTGAACTGACGGTCGCTCTCCATTACCTATACAACACCCCCTACGACAAGCTGGTATGGGATGTCGGTCATCAGGCTTACGGTCATAAGATCCTCACGGGACGTCGGGATCTTTTTCATACGAACCGGAAACTGGGAGGTCTCTCAGGATTTACCAATCCGAAGGAGAGCGAATACGACACCTTTGTGGCGGGACACGCATCCACCTCTATCTCGGCAGCTTTGGGAATGGCTGTGGCCGCCTCGCTCAACGGCGAGGAGAACCGCCGTGTTGTTGCAATCATCGGCGACGGAGCCATGACCGGGGGAATGGCATACGAAGGACTGAACAATGTTTGTTCCCAACCGAATAACCTGTTGATCATCCTCAACAACAACGACATGTCGATCGACAGCAACGTGGGAGGAATCCAGGATTATCTGGTCAAGATGACCACGTCGGCCAAGTACAACAAGATGAGGAGCAAGGTTTACCAGTCTTTCAAGAGCAAGAACCTCATCTCGGAAGAGAAGAAAAATATAGTTCTGCGATTCAACAACAGTGTGAAATCGCTTATCACCCAACAGCAGAACCTGTTTGAAGGGTTTAATATCCGCTACTTCGGTCCCGTTGACGGGCACGACCTGCCCGGGCTAATCCGTGTATTGCGCAATATCATGGACATGAAGGGGCCCAAGTTGCTTCATATCAAGACCGTCAAGGGAAAAGGGTTCAAGCCGGCAGAGAAGGCTGCCACCATCTGGCACGCTCCAGGCCTGTTCGACAAGGAGACGGGCGAGCGGATCGTAAAAAAAAGGATCGACCAGCCTCAGCTCTACCAGGATGTTTTCGGACACACGTTGGTTGAACTTGCTGAAAAGGACCGAAAAATAGTCGGGATCACGCCAGCCATGCCCACCGGCTGTTCCATGACCTACATGATGCAGAAGTTCCCTGACAGGGCATTTGATGTCGGTATCGCCGAAGCACATGCAGTTACCTTCTCGGCAGGACTGGCCAAAGAGGGGTTCATCCCTTTCTGCAACATCTACTCCTCTTTCATGCAACGTGCATATGACCAGGTCATACACGATGTGGCACTGCAGAAATTGAAAGTCATCATGTGTCTCGACAGGGCCGGTCTGGTAGGCGAAGATGGACCAACTCACCACGGGGTATTCGACCTTGCATACCTCCGCCCCATTCCCAACCTGGTGATCTCGGCGCCATACAATGAACATGATCTGCGCAACCTGATGTATACTGCAGCTTATGGTAACGAGGGCCCATTTGTGATCAGGTACCCTCGTGGTCAGGGCGAGAAGGTAGATTGGAGAAACCAGCCACAGCTCATCCCTATCGGGAAAGGGAAAAGGCTTAAAAGCGGGAGCGACATGGCCCTGCTCTCGATCGGAACAATCGGCAACAGTGCCGCGAAAGCCATCGCACGGGCAGAAGAGATGGGCATCAGTGTGGCGCACTACGACATGCTCTTCCTGAAACCGATAGATGAGGAGCTGCTGCACGAGGTCGCAAAAAATTTCAAACATATCATCACACTGGAAAACGGAGTCATAAAAGGTGGTATGGGAAGCGCCGTGGTTGAGTTTCTGGCAGACAACGGCTATATCGATAACCGGGTTTTCAGAATCGGCATAGAGGATCAGTTTGTCACCCATGGAACAATTGCAGAACTGCAGCGGATAACCGGAATTGACGCGGAGAGCATTCTTCGGAAGATCAAGGAGGTATACGAACTGACAAAAGCTGAAGCAAGGGAAGTTCAGATGCAATAG
- the trkA gene encoding Trk system potassium transporter TrkA, whose amino-acid sequence MKILIAGAGEVGTHLAKLLGQENHDITLMDSSKERLMAVRDNAELLTFIGNCTSLKDLTEAGVADSDLFIGVTPEESRNINACMLAANLGVKKTLARIDNYEYLLPKNVEFFEKLGIHSMIYPEMMAAREIVSALKTPWTRVWWELSNGSIILTAAKVRANAPIVNRYLRELPSVGKMFHIVVIKRRNHTLIPRGNDQILPDDIIYFTTLRKNLDEMPALMGKTSFETRNVMFMGGSRITMRTVQYLPSNINIKIIEQNRERAEKLVEIAPSNVTIFLGDARDTELLLSEGITEMDAFVALTGNSEANMLGCMMAKQYGVKKTVAEVENIDYIPMAERFDIGTVINKKLLAASKIYELLLKADASNIKCLTISNANVGEVVAKPNSKVTKKLIKNLNLPSDMTLGALIRNGEPMLIDGDTLIEPYDQVVVFFTNTSLKSIESYFN is encoded by the coding sequence ATGAAAATATTAATAGCCGGAGCAGGAGAAGTGGGCACCCATCTTGCCAAATTGCTTGGGCAGGAAAATCACGATATTACCTTGATGGACAGCAGCAAGGAGAGATTGATGGCTGTCCGCGACAACGCTGAATTATTGACATTCATCGGGAACTGCACTTCACTGAAAGACCTGACCGAGGCCGGGGTGGCAGATTCCGACCTCTTTATCGGTGTTACCCCCGAAGAGTCCAGAAATATCAACGCCTGCATGCTTGCAGCCAACCTGGGGGTAAAGAAGACGTTGGCGAGAATCGACAATTATGAGTACCTGTTGCCGAAGAATGTTGAGTTTTTCGAAAAACTGGGCATTCACTCCATGATCTACCCCGAAATGATGGCGGCCCGTGAGATAGTCTCCGCACTCAAGACACCGTGGACAAGGGTCTGGTGGGAGTTGTCGAACGGATCTATCATCCTCACTGCGGCCAAGGTCAGGGCCAACGCACCGATTGTTAACCGGTACCTGCGAGAACTGCCGAGTGTGGGGAAGATGTTTCACATTGTAGTGATTAAACGGAGAAACCATACGCTGATCCCGAGAGGAAACGATCAGATCCTGCCCGACGATATCATCTACTTCACCACGTTAAGAAAAAACCTTGACGAAATGCCCGCCCTGATGGGAAAGACGTCATTCGAGACCAGGAATGTGATGTTTATGGGAGGAAGCCGCATTACCATGCGAACTGTACAGTATCTGCCATCCAATATCAACATCAAGATTATCGAGCAAAACAGGGAAAGGGCTGAAAAACTTGTGGAGATTGCACCATCCAATGTAACCATCTTCCTGGGCGATGCCCGCGACACGGAACTATTGCTCAGCGAGGGAATCACCGAGATGGATGCATTTGTCGCCCTCACCGGAAACTCCGAAGCCAACATGCTGGGCTGCATGATGGCCAAACAGTACGGGGTGAAAAAAACTGTTGCCGAAGTGGAGAATATCGATTACATCCCCATGGCAGAGCGTTTCGATATCGGTACCGTGATCAACAAAAAGCTGTTGGCGGCGAGCAAGATATATGAACTGCTTCTCAAGGCCGACGCATCCAACATAAAATGTCTTACCATTTCCAATGCAAACGTTGGGGAAGTAGTTGCAAAGCCCAACTCAAAAGTAACCAAAAAACTGATCAAGAACCTCAACCTGCCCTCGGATATGACTCTTGGGGCACTCATACGGAACGGGGAGCCCATGCTCATTGACGGCGATACGCTTATTGAGCCGTACGATCAGGTAGTGGTGTTCTTTACGAACACATCGTTAAAAAGCATCGAGAGTTACTTCAATTGA
- a CDS encoding TrkH family potassium uptake protein produces the protein MRNFNYWFVFSSIGLILMIESSFMLISAFVGEIYNESAVTSLYLSALATFISGLTLSLIGRKRRKEKRISQREVYLTVTLVWVLMALYGALPFLLGGAIPSFTDAFFESVCGFTTTGSSTLINLEAFPKSLHFWRSFTQWIGGIGIIIFVMSFLPLFGGGSSQFYNAEATGITKEQLRPRISDITRNMSITYLGLTVVGFLLFWAGPMDAFDAACHTFTSISTGGFSTKQASIAHFNSAYTEYVAISLMFCGGTRFLLLFNLFRHLSGKIFKDEEFRWYAFMILGFTCVITLSLYLDGNVFSSIEKTFRTVLFQVVAAITTTGYATTDFLRWGQFYWFLFLAMVLFCGSEGSTSGGMKISRLVILVKNTRVVFRRQVHPQALYMVKINGQVYANAVVEKVLAFVFLYLTIVGIGAIVLSFTGMSFNESIGTAVSSMSSYGFGLGRFGPSGNFSSATVFAKYVLCFLMIVGRLEVFTVLSLFTKSLWKR, from the coding sequence ATGCGAAACTTCAATTACTGGTTTGTATTCAGCAGCATAGGGCTCATTCTGATGATAGAGTCGTCTTTCATGCTGATATCTGCGTTTGTAGGTGAAATCTACAATGAGAGTGCCGTTACCAGCCTCTACCTCTCGGCATTGGCAACCTTCATATCCGGACTTACCCTCTCATTGATCGGAAGAAAGCGACGCAAGGAGAAGCGGATTTCGCAACGGGAAGTCTACCTGACGGTCACCCTGGTCTGGGTTTTGATGGCACTCTATGGAGCCCTTCCCTTTTTATTGGGTGGAGCCATTCCATCGTTTACTGACGCCTTTTTTGAGAGTGTGTGCGGATTTACCACCACCGGAAGCTCCACGCTGATCAACTTGGAGGCTTTTCCAAAGTCGCTCCACTTCTGGCGAAGTTTCACACAATGGATCGGCGGAATCGGCATCATCATTTTCGTGATGTCTTTCCTGCCTCTTTTTGGTGGGGGCTCCTCCCAGTTTTACAATGCCGAAGCAACCGGAATTACGAAAGAACAACTCCGCCCACGCATCAGCGATATCACCCGGAACATGTCGATTACCTATCTTGGACTGACAGTAGTGGGGTTTCTGTTATTCTGGGCCGGCCCGATGGATGCCTTCGATGCTGCCTGCCACACCTTCACCAGCATCTCAACCGGTGGATTCTCCACCAAGCAGGCCAGTATTGCCCATTTTAACTCTGCCTATACTGAGTACGTTGCTATTTCCCTCATGTTTTGTGGAGGTACAAGGTTCTTGTTATTGTTCAACCTCTTCCGCCATCTTTCGGGAAAAATCTTCAAGGATGAGGAGTTCCGCTGGTATGCTTTTATGATTCTCGGTTTTACCTGTGTCATCACCCTCTCCCTCTACCTGGATGGAAATGTTTTCAGTTCTATCGAAAAGACGTTCCGGACAGTCCTTTTTCAGGTAGTTGCTGCCATCACCACCACCGGGTATGCTACAACCGACTTCCTGCGCTGGGGTCAGTTCTACTGGTTTCTTTTCCTCGCCATGGTACTCTTTTGCGGAAGTGAGGGATCTACATCGGGTGGCATGAAGATCTCCCGGCTGGTCATTCTGGTAAAGAATACGAGGGTGGTATTCCGCCGGCAGGTCCACCCCCAGGCACTCTATATGGTCAAGATCAACGGACAGGTGTATGCCAATGCTGTCGTAGAGAAAGTGCTTGCATTTGTCTTTCTTTACCTCACCATTGTCGGCATTGGCGCCATTGTATTGAGCTTTACCGGCATGTCGTTCAACGAATCAATCGGCACGGCTGTCTCGAGCATGAGCAGTTACGGTTTTGGGTTGGGCAGGTTCGGTCCATCGGGCAACTTCTCATCCGCCACCGTTTTTGCCAAGTATGTACTCTGCTTTCTGATGATTGTAGGCCGTCTTGAGGTGTTCACCGTGCTGTCGCTCTTCACGAAAAGTCTATGGAAAAGGTGA
- a CDS encoding DUF362 domain-containing protein codes for MAYVISEDCIACGTCIDECPVQAISEGDIYSIDPDVCTDCGTCAEVCPTEAIHPA; via the coding sequence ATGGCTTACGTAATCAGTGAAGATTGTATTGCTTGTGGAACCTGTATAGATGAGTGCCCTGTTCAGGCAATCTCTGAAGGTGATATCTACTCGATTGATCCCGATGTTTGTACCGACTGCGGTACCTGTGCAGAAGTTTGCCCGACCGAAGCAATTCATCCGGCTTAA
- the porT gene encoding type IX secretion/gliding motility protein PorT/SprT codes for MRKMIFLAMLLSLLPVTASGQQQKLQKRPYADQKLFHLGFTVGINMQDLILRQSGYVNENGEVWFSEIPGYTPGFSAGIIADLYLNSFMNLRIIPTLHLGSKEPVFKEQASGETFETAVRNNYITLPLQLKLRAVRINNYRPYLLTGPYGSIELAPRKNQPVMLTPYDYGVEIGVGCDLYLPYFTLSPELKFCFGLNQMVKANQSKYSQSLAGATHRMIILSFNFE; via the coding sequence ATGAGAAAGATGATATTTCTTGCCATGCTGTTGTCACTCCTGCCGGTCACGGCAAGCGGACAACAACAGAAACTGCAGAAACGCCCTTATGCCGACCAGAAGCTGTTTCATCTCGGATTTACGGTCGGGATCAACATGCAAGACCTGATACTGCGACAATCGGGATATGTGAACGAAAACGGTGAAGTGTGGTTTTCCGAGATTCCGGGCTATACACCGGGATTCAGTGCAGGAATCATCGCCGATCTCTACCTGAACAGTTTCATGAACCTCCGCATTATCCCCACGCTGCATCTGGGAAGCAAGGAGCCGGTTTTTAAGGAGCAAGCCTCTGGTGAAACTTTCGAGACCGCCGTGAGAAACAATTACATCACCCTGCCCCTGCAACTGAAACTGAGGGCTGTCCGTATCAACAATTACCGACCCTACCTGCTGACCGGACCCTATGGCAGTATCGAGCTGGCTCCAAGAAAAAATCAGCCGGTCATGCTTACCCCCTACGACTACGGGGTCGAGATTGGCGTTGGGTGTGATCTCTATTTACCCTATTTCACCCTTTCTCCTGAACTCAAATTTTGTTTCGGGCTGAACCAAATGGTAAAAGCTAACCAGTCCAAATATTCTCAATCACTCGCTGGTGCCACTCACCGCATGATCATACTGAGCTTCAATTTCGAGTGA